Sequence from the Synergistaceae bacterium genome:
CTGAACACTCTTCTGACGCTCGGGAACGAGTACAAGTCTCTTGCTCCGCTTGCCCGCAGCACAACAAAAAACGTCGACGTTCCGTCAGTGTTCGCGCAGGTCTCCGAGCGCATGGCACTCGGAAGCCGCGTCAACAGAATCACGCCCGACGGTCGGAATCTCTCAGTTGAGGTCAATCGTCTATACGACGAGGAACTGACCGAGCTTCAGCGTCAGCTCAACGCTTCGGGAGTACGGTTCATCTCCGCCGAGCTCCGTGCTCTTCCGGCCGGGCAGGAACGGCTCTTCACCCTCTCGGCAATCATCGGCCCGATAAGTTAACTCATCATGAAACGTATCTCTGTGAAAATCGCAAAAATTCTGTTGTTCACGGTATGTTTTGCCGCCGCGTTCTGGTACTTCTTGGACTGGCAAAGCATCGGAACTTTCCTGCTTACCAACGCATCATCCTACGCCTCGCGCAACGGCACGCGAATCACCTTCTCGGGCGTTTCCGGGACAGACAGCGGCTTCACGGTACACAACCTGTCCGTGAACGGAAGAGTGAGCTTCACCTTCTCGTCGCTGACGATAACTCCGCGCATAATCGCCAGCATCGCCAACCTGAGCCTTGTTGCTGATCTGGCCTTCAATGATGCCAATGTACGCTTCGGGCAGACCCTGAACTTCGGGAACGGCGGAATGACGGGATTTGCGCGCCCTTCTTCCGTGCACGTGGAGAATTTGCGCACAAACGGTGATTTCTCCGTTTCCGGGACAATAACGTACGACGTGTCAACGGGGAGGATTGCCCGTGCTTCTGCGCGCCTGAACATGCCGCCGCAATGGCAGGAGAACATCTCGCTTCTTCAGGGTTATCTGCCTATCGTGCGCGAAGGAGATAACTGGTACTTAAGGAGGTAAATCAATGGACAACATACGGGACAAAGTATCACTGTGGAGCTTTGTGCTCTGTGCGATAGCCGGGCTGTCGGTCGGCTACATGGCTTCGACGCTGGGGAGTTTCGCTCTCTCCTACTTTTCGCCGTCCGCTGGAATAGCTGATGCCTCAGTCTCGGGCACGCAGGCCTCTGGTTCATCGTCATCACGTTCAGTGAACTTGTCGTCGTTCCTTGCGTCAAACCCGTTCCACGTGTCATCGCGGAAGCCTCCCGAGCCGGTGAAGGTGGAAGAGCCTGCCGAGCCTGCACCTGCCGAGCCTGCACCGCTTGAAGCAATATTGCGCGGGACATTTCCGGGTATCGGTGCGTGGCTTGAGCATGATGGCAACATGGAGCTTGTGCTTGTGGGCAATAACCTCGACCGCTGGCGTTTGACCTCAGTGAACTACGACAGCGTTACTTTCCGGCGCGGCCGTGAACGCAAAACCTTCTACCTCACGTACGGGCCGACAGTTGCGGCGACACCGACACCGCCTCCTGCTCCTCCTGCACCCAAGCGAGCTGCAGCGCGCAAGAACACCGGCGACGTTCAGGAAGCGACAGAACAGTCAGAGGGAGCTATTTCCGCAGAGCTGGTGAACTCCCTCGTACAGAATCCCTTCGACGAACTTAAGCGCATACGTCTTCGTCCCAACGACAAGGAAGGCGGCCTCGAGGTTCAGTGGATTCAGAATGACAGCATACTGCGGCAGCTCGGCGTACGTCGCGGGGATGTGATACGCTCGGTGAACGGCATTCCTTTCACGAACATGGGAGACATCGCCAACTCGATAAACTCTCTCATGAACAGTGAACGCTTTGACGTTGAGGTAACGCGCGGCGGAAAGAATACTCCGTTGCGTTACGTGGTGAAGTGATGCGCCGTTGCGGGTTTACGCTCCTTGAGGTTCTGGTTGCGACAGCGATAGCCGGTCTCTCGATAACTGCGGGCTTCAGGCTCATCGCGATGTCCTATAGCACTCTTGAGCGAGTGGAGCAGGAACGACGCATGACTGAGGCCGCAAGCCGTATCTGGCTGAGGTTCAGGACAGACCCCGACACTCCGTCGAGCGGGACGGACGAGGACTTGTCGGTTCAATGGGAGGCGCGGGAAATGTCGGTGCCTCTCGCGTCGCTGGGAGAGGACTTCGAGTTCCGTTACAGGCGCGTAACAATCAGGGATGAGACGGGAAGTGAGGCATACATATATGTTTCTCCGTAAATGATATTATGTAGTATTATAGTTGCACGCAAGATGTAAAGTATTAGGGGGAACGGAAATCTTGTACTTCAAGACCTGTGTAATGGCAATAATGCTGTGCTTAAGTTTTCTGTCCGGGGCACAAGGGGCATCTCCCCCGCCGGAGCAGACCGAGATGACAGCAGAAGAAGAAAAAGCATTGATGGACATGGCAAAGGCTTACCGGCAGAGCGGAATGGTACAGTTCAACTTCAAGGACATGGATCTCGTGAGGTTCATGCGGTTCATGTCGGAGATACTGAACGAGAACATCATAGTCCCTCCCAACATCAACAGCAAGATAACGATAGTTTCACCGCATCCCGTAACGATACCAGAGAGCCGCGAGATAATGCTGTCGACGCTTCAGATGTACAATCTCTCCCTGCAGAACATGGGAGCTTATTCTGTTGTACGTCAGGGAGGCTTCAGCCCTTCGCCGAACGTTAATCGCGGCCGTACCGGTCCGAACTTCGGGGAAGAGACGGTAACGTACATTGTGCCGCTGGACTACATAACGCTGGAGAGCATAGTTCCAGCGATTCAGCAGTCATTTGGTTCTGCGCTGATAGTGCTTCCCGTCGGCAACGGCAAGGACATTCTCCTTCAGGGACGGGCAACGGATGTCCGCAAGGGAGTTGACTTGATCCGCAAGATGGACACGCCTTCAAGCGCGCGTTTAAGCCGGACGTACGAGATAAAGTACGCAGACCCCGCTGTAGTGGCAGGCCAGCTCAATGCAGTCGCCGGAGCTCAAGGGCCTCTGCAGGGACTTACGGCGATAGCTGATGCTCCGAGCAAAAAGGTAATCGTCGTGGGTTCGCGGAGTGCGATAGACAAGGCCACCGCGATAATCCGTGATCTTGATGTGGACAGCAAGATAGGCGACTTCCACATCTACAAGCTGAAGAACATCGACGCGACAGCTGCGGCGGAACAGGTCGGCAGGGTGCTCGCCACAACAACAACGATGCTCGGCCCGGACGCGGCACGTTTTCCCGCAACAGTTGTCCCGGACACCGCAACGAACAGCCTGATATTCGCGGCGACGCAGAGGCAGTTTGACGCGCTGAAACCGATTCTCGACACGATTGACGTTCAGCCCAAGCAGATACTGTTGCGCGGCTTCATCGCAGAAATCAACGTGTCTAACCTCGAGAACAACGGCATCGACTGGAACATGATAGGCGGCCAGATGTGGGATGACCTTCTGCTGGGCGGCAATATGTCTCTCGGAGAAAGTTCCGTGCCCTCTACGTTCGTTACGTGGTTCAACGACATGACGAAGGAACAGCGCATAGAGTACGACATTCACGGCAACGCATATCAGACTACGGTTACGAAACCGATGGCGTTGATGTACGCGACGATAGACCTGCTGAAACGCTACAACGCGGTGAACGTCCTCTCAGTTCCGCGCCTCATGTGCACCGACAACAAGGAGAGCAGCTTCAAGGTAGGCCAGGTTATTCCCGTGCTCAAGGGAGCTACTTCCGACCTGAGCAACCCTTCGGCAGTCCAGAGCAACTACGACTACAAGGACACGGGTCTCACCCTCACGGTAACGCCTCACATCAGGAGCGGCAACCTCGTAACGTTGGACATCAAGCAGACGACGGAAGATGTTATGACTCCTGCCGGAGTTCCCACGCCGATAACCTCGAAGCGCGAGGTAACCACATCGGTTGTTGTGGGCGACGGCGAGACGGTAATACTCGGCGGCATGATCAAGGAGACGGAAACCTCAATGAAGCGCAAAGTTCCCGGCCTCGCGTACATCCCGTTAATCGGAGGGCTGTTCCAGAAGATAAGCAAGGAGAAGCAGAAGGTAGACTTCGTTATCTTCCTGACCCCGCAGATAATCGAGAGCCCAGAAGAAATGCGCGGAGCTACTATGCGTG
This genomic interval carries:
- a CDS encoding type II secretion system protein: MMRRCGFTLLEVLVATAIAGLSITAGFRLIAMSYSTLERVEQERRMTEAASRIWLRFRTDPDTPSSGTDEDLSVQWEAREMSVPLASLGEDFEFRYRRVTIRDETGSEAYIYVSP
- a CDS encoding type II secretion system protein GspD, which encodes MYFKTCVMAIMLCLSFLSGAQGASPPPEQTEMTAEEEKALMDMAKAYRQSGMVQFNFKDMDLVRFMRFMSEILNENIIVPPNINSKITIVSPHPVTIPESREIMLSTLQMYNLSLQNMGAYSVVRQGGFSPSPNVNRGRTGPNFGEETVTYIVPLDYITLESIVPAIQQSFGSALIVLPVGNGKDILLQGRATDVRKGVDLIRKMDTPSSARLSRTYEIKYADPAVVAGQLNAVAGAQGPLQGLTAIADAPSKKVIVVGSRSAIDKATAIIRDLDVDSKIGDFHIYKLKNIDATAAAEQVGRVLATTTTMLGPDAARFPATVVPDTATNSLIFAATQRQFDALKPILDTIDVQPKQILLRGFIAEINVSNLENNGIDWNMIGGQMWDDLLLGGNMSLGESSVPSTFVTWFNDMTKEQRIEYDIHGNAYQTTVTKPMALMYATIDLLKRYNAVNVLSVPRLMCTDNKESSFKVGQVIPVLKGATSDLSNPSAVQSNYDYKDTGLTLTVTPHIRSGNLVTLDIKQTTEDVMTPAGVPTPITSKREVTTSVVVGDGETVILGGMIKETETSMKRKVPGLAYIPLIGGLFQKISKEKQKVDFVIFLTPQIIESPEEMRGATMRASGFTNRFVSPDVKELNMSDLMPAYARSDLLSVDVSPVEADIDVRFRELYQKSLRRK